Proteins found in one Zea mays cultivar B73 chromosome 1, Zm-B73-REFERENCE-NAM-5.0, whole genome shotgun sequence genomic segment:
- the LOC100216913 gene encoding uncharacterized protein LOC100216913 translates to MRGIGAAAAARRHTPFLSSRALAFSSSSRSGGGDGGFGHGRGRGLPTAGQPRAPGRPISNDDDADPFSATAPVGRGRGEPEVPSSPGIPSFAVFSGVGRGRGRGSPLPPPPPPEDASKQPTFTKGFDNAPQRSYPEPPSLDASSSAPPLPRPLPISGAGRGVPWTQQPSPDKPPEENRFIRRREAVKQSAAEPPKQAPGAQQPKLSPQEAVRRAVELLGGGGRSGEDGGGRGGGGRLSRGRGRGTGRGRRPGRGDRSDDVEDVWQASYLGDKADGDRLEQQLGEDKMKILEQAFMEAADNALPHPMEDAYLEACHTNNMIEFEPEYHVNFGNPDIDEKPPMSLEEMLQKVKPFVVAYEGIQNQEEWEEAVKDVMARAPHMKELIDMYSGPDVVTAKQQEEELQRVANTLPESIPSSVKRFTDKTLLSLKNNPGWGFDKKCQFMDKYARIVSEQYK, encoded by the exons ATGCGAGGcatcggcgccgccgccgccgccaggcgGCACACTCCATTCCTCTCCTCCCGCGCTCTCGCCTTCTCCTCCTCTTCTAGAAGCGGGGGCGGTGATGGCGGTTTCGGGCACGGGCGCGGACGCGGCCTGCCGACCGCCGGGCAGCCGCGCGCTCCCGGGAGGCCCATTTCCAACGACGATGACGCGGATCCCTTCTCTGCCACAGCACCCGTCGGCCGTGGTCGCGGGGAGCCTGAGGTTCCCTCCTCCCCAGGCATCCCGTCCTTCGCTGTGTTCTCTGGCGTCGGTCGCGGCCGCGGCCGCGGATCCCCACTGCCCCCACCGCCACCCCCTGAGGACGCTTCAAAGCAGCCGACCTTCACCAAGGGCTTCGACAACGCTCCTCAGCGCTCCTATCCGGAGCCGCCGAGCCTCGATGCTTCCTCctccgcgccgccgctgccccgcCCGCTCCCGATCTCCGGCGCCGGCCGCGGGGTCCCCTGGACGCAGcagccttcgccggataagcctcCGGAAGAGAACAGGTTCATCCGGCGCCGCGAGGCGGTGAAACAGTCTGCCGCCGAGCCGCCGAAACAGGCTCCCGGGGCGCAGCAACCGAAGTTGTCGCCACAAGAAGCTGTGAGACGGGCGGTTGAACTCCTGGGCGGCGGGGGCCGCAGCGGCGAAGATGGCGGAGGGCGTGGTGGTGGGGGTCGCCTCTcccgtggccgtggccgtggcacAGGCCGCGGCAGGCGTCCCGGGCGTGGCGACCGCTCTGATGATGTGGAAGACGTCTGGCAAGCGAGCTACTTGGGGGACAAAGCTGATGGCGATAGGCTAGAGCAGCAGCTCGGCGAGGACAAGATGAAGATTCTGGAGCAGGCGTTCATGGAGGCAGCAGATAATGCGTTGCCACATCCAATGGAAGATGCTTACCTCGAGGCTTGTCACACAAACAACATG ATCGAGTTTGAGCCGGAGTACCATGTGAATTTTGGTAATCCTGATATTGATGAGAAACCACCAATGTCGTTGGAGGAGATGCTTCAGAAGGTGAAGCCATTTGTAGTTGCATATGAGGGCATCCAGAACCAGGAAGAATGGGAG GAAGCTGTGAAAGATGTAATGGCTAGAGCCCCCCATATGAAAGAGCTCATAGATATGTACAGTGGACCTGATGTTGTGACTGCAAAACAACAAGAAGAGGAGTTGCAAAGAGTTGCAAACACTCTTCCAGAAAGCATCCCTTCTTCAGTAAAGCGGTTTACTGACAAAACTCTACTCTCTCTTAAG AACAATCCTGGCTGGGGTTTTGACAAGAAATGCCAATTCATGGACAAGTACGCTCGCATAGTTTCAGAGCAATACAAGTAG